In one Butyrivibrio proteoclasticus B316 genomic region, the following are encoded:
- a CDS encoding NUDIX domain-containing protein: MLFKFCAECGHELQDIKCGDDDCKICPSCKRIYGRNPIPVVEVLVVNELNEILLLKQNYISEDKWTVVSGYMVEGETIEEAVAREVKEETGQIVTECQYVSSYYFEPKQLIMIGFIAYVKKSEFADSVEVDDHKWYKISEVDEVIARENNCSGMHFDMCKNFLK, translated from the coding sequence ATGCTATTTAAATTCTGTGCAGAATGTGGACATGAGCTTCAAGATATAAAATGCGGTGATGATGACTGTAAGATTTGTCCTTCCTGCAAGCGGATTTATGGAAGAAATCCAATCCCTGTCGTAGAAGTTCTGGTGGTGAATGAGCTTAATGAAATTCTGCTTTTAAAACAGAACTATATTTCTGAAGATAAATGGACAGTTGTTTCGGGATATATGGTTGAGGGTGAAACAATTGAAGAAGCCGTAGCCAGGGAAGTTAAAGAAGAAACAGGGCAGATAGTAACAGAATGCCAATATGTGTCCAGCTATTACTTTGAGCCGAAGCAGCTGATAATGATTGGATTTATAGCATATGTAAAGAAATCAGAATTTGCTGATTCTGTAGAGGTGGACGACCATAAATGGTACAAGATTAGTGAGGTTGATGAAGTGATTGCAAGAGAAAATAATTGTTCGGGTATGCATTTTGATATGTGTAAGAACTTTTTGAAATAA
- a CDS encoding DNA-deoxyinosine glycosylase codes for MVIHPIEPIYDKSSKILILGSFPSVKSREEGFFYGHKQNRFWKVVSGVFEEEEPGTIEEKKALLIRNKIALWDVIQSCDIVGSSDSSITNVVPNDLSRILNTADIKTIYVNGKTALKYYEKYTGPVIKRPAICLPSTSPANAAWNKEKLLSAWEIIKKY; via the coding sequence ATGGTTATACATCCAATTGAACCAATATATGATAAGAGTTCAAAAATACTTATTCTGGGAAGTTTTCCCTCTGTTAAATCAAGAGAAGAAGGATTTTTCTATGGGCATAAGCAGAATAGATTTTGGAAGGTGGTTTCCGGAGTATTCGAAGAGGAAGAGCCAGGGACGATTGAGGAGAAGAAAGCTCTTTTGATAAGGAACAAGATTGCATTATGGGATGTGATACAGTCTTGCGATATTGTCGGTTCGTCGGACTCCAGTATCACTAATGTAGTGCCAAACGACTTAAGCCGTATATTAAACACAGCGGATATCAAGACAATATATGTCAATGGTAAAACGGCACTTAAGTATTATGAAAAGTATACAGGGCCTGTCATCAAAAGGCCTGCAATATGTCTTCCATCTACAAGTCCCGCCAATGCTGCCTGGAATAAGGAAAAGCTTCTGAGTGCTTGGGAGATTATAAAAAAGTATTGA
- a CDS encoding MerR family transcriptional regulator → MKEKMTSGEIAKQAGVSTKALRIYDEKGLLKPVGHSDGNYKLYDKSSLIILEKIIALKHIGFSLEEIKCSLENYEQSSIREILEKQLEMMDQKIYELQKAAKCIESALARFDENPDWDDIADIIRKMEMSQGADERRWYAAEHAADGIEWYEKIFNSLSFEENDTVLDLGCSYGLLWRKNWDRIPKGFNVLGVDIHGNWAADLYNYLEDNRETLPEGSDIQIFFSNLEKDETWEKIREKKYYKIIAHYLLSYLHDDAYFIQNVAQVLAPGGMFSVNHYGEAVKEYNFWEKCLTEASLDISFALKKRQERRQADAEFEALLSENFDRVEKIALPGPLAFDSTDALFDRMQMKYPEGGKYLEDNRDAIEKYFATVLLKDGSVTVDMDSTFYHCYKREG, encoded by the coding sequence ATGAAGGAAAAAATGACATCGGGAGAAATTGCAAAGCAGGCAGGAGTATCAACTAAGGCGCTTCGTATATATGATGAAAAAGGGCTGCTTAAGCCTGTTGGGCATTCCGATGGCAATTACAAACTCTATGACAAAAGCTCACTGATAATTCTTGAAAAGATTATTGCGCTCAAGCATATTGGATTTAGTCTTGAAGAGATCAAGTGCAGTCTTGAGAATTATGAACAGAGTTCTATAAGAGAAATCCTCGAGAAACAGCTTGAAATGATGGATCAGAAAATATATGAACTTCAAAAGGCTGCAAAGTGCATAGAATCAGCGCTTGCAAGGTTTGATGAAAATCCTGACTGGGACGATATTGCAGACATTATAAGAAAAATGGAAATGAGTCAGGGGGCGGATGAGCGCAGATGGTATGCTGCGGAACATGCTGCAGACGGAATTGAGTGGTATGAAAAGATTTTTAATTCTTTATCATTTGAAGAAAATGATACTGTTCTTGACCTTGGTTGCAGCTACGGCCTTTTGTGGAGAAAGAACTGGGATCGTATTCCCAAGGGCTTCAATGTATTAGGTGTAGACATTCACGGAAATTGGGCTGCTGATCTCTACAATTATCTGGAGGATAATCGAGAGACGCTTCCGGAAGGATCTGATATTCAGATTTTTTTCAGTAATCTTGAAAAAGATGAGACGTGGGAAAAGATTAGAGAGAAGAAGTATTATAAGATTATTGCACATTATCTATTATCTTATCTGCATGATGATGCTTACTTTATCCAAAATGTGGCGCAAGTGCTGGCACCAGGCGGTATGTTTTCTGTTAATCATTATGGGGAAGCAGTGAAGGAATACAATTTCTGGGAAAAGTGTTTAACTGAAGCTAGTTTAGATATTTCTTTTGCCCTTAAAAAGAGACAAGAAAGAAGGCAGGCAGACGCAGAATTTGAGGCGCTTTTATCAGAGAACTTCGATAGAGTAGAAAAGATAGCGCTTCCGGGGCCATTAGCATTCGATAGCACTGATGCTCTTTTTGACAGAATGCAAATGAAATACCCCGAGGGCGGAAAATATCTTGAGGACAACAGGGATGCTATAGAAAAATACTTTGCAACTGTGTTGCTGAAAGATGGCTCTGTTACTGTAGATATGGATAGCACATTTTATCATTGTTATAAGAGAGAGGGTTAA
- a CDS encoding NUDIX hydrolase: protein MDNKLFPERLDRNKVYECGIFSLYTDKVKLPSGYIIEKYHQIHHHHEGVSIVVFNDKDEILMIREMRYTVGHLEWEIPAGGVEDGESIEEAARREVMEETGCTVKDLWIVKSLPSFSILLMAMNGQYQ from the coding sequence ATGGATAATAAGCTCTTTCCGGAGAGACTTGATAGAAACAAAGTATATGAATGTGGGATATTTTCGTTATATACAGATAAAGTCAAGCTTCCAAGTGGGTATATCATTGAAAAATATCACCAGATTCATCACCATCATGAGGGTGTTTCAATAGTTGTCTTTAATGATAAAGATGAGATATTGATGATCAGAGAAATGCGATATACTGTGGGACATCTGGAGTGGGAAATACCTGCGGGCGGAGTAGAAGATGGAGAGTCAATAGAAGAAGCTGCCAGAAGAGAGGTTATGGAAGAAACCGGATGCACAGTAAAAGACTTATGGATAGTGAAGAGCTTACCGAGTTTCAGTATATTGTTAATGGCGATGAATGGACAATATCAATAA
- the thrS gene encoding threonine--tRNA ligase: protein MKVLQRDGQVMEVSFDDNDGKKAFWHTSAHVLAQAVKRLYPQAKCAIGPAIENGFYYDFDFGFSFNEDNLGAIEDEMRRIIKESLSLQVYEMSKKDAISYMEKADEPFKLEMIRELPEGEVISFYKQGDYAEFCAGPHIVNVSHIKAVKLLSVAGAYWRGDEHNKMLTRIYGISFPKASLMDDHLHQLEEAKARDHRVLGKELELFALMDEGPGLPFYFPKGLVLKNLLIDYWRKIHVREGYQEISTPIMLTKALWEKSGHWDHYRDNMYVTSVDDMDYAIKPMNCPGGMLVYKSKPHSYREFPIRCGELGIVHRAEKSGTLHGLMRARCFTQDDAHIFMREDQVLSEIQGVMRLIDEVYSKFGFPYEIELSTRPENSIGSDEDWQLATESLKAAVEGMGKPYKINEGDGAFYGPKLDFHVKDSIGRTWQCGTIQLDFQLPQRFDLEYIGEDGKEHRPIMLHRVVFGSIDRFMGILIEHYAGKFPVWLSPVQVKVLPVSDKYLDYAKEIMAKLYEEGIRAELDDRDEKLGFKIREARMQKVPYMIIVGEKEKDNRLVSVRQRDAEQDKQEIGEMDMADFIDLLKRS, encoded by the coding sequence ATGAAAGTATTACAAAGAGATGGTCAGGTGATGGAGGTGTCTTTTGATGACAATGATGGAAAGAAAGCTTTTTGGCATACAAGTGCTCATGTCCTGGCACAGGCTGTAAAGCGTCTTTATCCGCAGGCAAAGTGCGCCATAGGACCTGCAATTGAAAATGGTTTCTACTATGATTTTGATTTTGGTTTTTCTTTTAATGAAGATAACCTGGGCGCTATAGAAGATGAAATGCGAAGGATTATCAAGGAATCCTTATCGCTACAGGTTTATGAGATGTCAAAGAAGGATGCTATCTCATATATGGAAAAGGCGGACGAACCATTCAAACTTGAGATGATAAGAGAACTACCTGAAGGTGAAGTGATTTCTTTTTACAAACAGGGAGATTATGCGGAATTCTGTGCAGGTCCACATATCGTCAATGTAAGTCACATTAAGGCGGTTAAGCTTCTATCGGTAGCAGGGGCATACTGGCGAGGAGATGAGCACAATAAGATGCTTACAAGAATTTACGGAATCTCTTTTCCTAAGGCATCTTTGATGGATGATCATCTTCACCAGCTTGAAGAGGCTAAGGCAAGAGATCACAGAGTGCTGGGGAAAGAACTTGAACTGTTTGCGCTGATGGATGAAGGGCCAGGACTTCCCTTCTACTTCCCCAAGGGACTTGTACTTAAAAATCTTCTGATTGACTATTGGAGAAAAATACATGTTCGCGAGGGTTATCAGGAAATATCCACACCTATAATGCTGACAAAGGCGCTTTGGGAAAAGTCAGGCCATTGGGATCATTACAGAGATAACATGTATGTAACAAGCGTGGATGATATGGATTATGCCATTAAGCCGATGAACTGCCCGGGAGGAATGCTGGTCTATAAGTCTAAGCCTCATTCATACAGGGAGTTTCCAATCAGATGCGGAGAACTTGGAATTGTCCACAGAGCAGAGAAGTCCGGGACACTGCATGGACTCATGCGCGCAAGATGCTTTACACAGGATGATGCACATATCTTTATGCGCGAAGACCAGGTTCTTTCTGAGATTCAGGGTGTAATGAGGCTTATAGATGAAGTTTATTCTAAGTTCGGTTTTCCATATGAGATAGAGCTTTCTACAAGACCAGAGAACTCCATCGGAAGTGATGAAGACTGGCAGTTGGCAACAGAGTCACTTAAGGCAGCAGTAGAGGGAATGGGAAAACCATATAAGATAAATGAAGGTGATGGCGCATTCTACGGGCCTAAGCTTGATTTCCATGTGAAGGATTCTATTGGAAGAACATGGCAGTGCGGAACAATACAGCTTGATTTCCAGCTTCCGCAGAGATTTGATCTTGAGTACATAGGCGAAGATGGTAAGGAGCATCGCCCAATCATGCTTCATAGAGTTGTATTTGGCTCAATAGATCGTTTCATGGGTATATTGATAGAACACTATGCCGGTAAATTTCCTGTCTGGCTTTCACCTGTGCAGGTTAAGGTGTTGCCAGTATCTGATAAATACCTTGATTATGCAAAAGAAATCATGGCAAAGCTCTATGAAGAGGGAATACGTGCAGAACTAGACGATCGTGATGAAAAGCTTGGCTTTAAGATTCGCGAAGCAAGAATGCAGAAGGTTCCTTACATGATAATTGTCGGGGAAAAAGAAAAGGATAACCGTCTTGTCTCTGTCAGACAGCGTGACGCTGAACAGGATAAACAGGAAATTGGGGAGATGGATATGGCAGACTTCATTGATTTGCTGAAAAGAAGTTGA
- a CDS encoding DUF402 domain-containing protein, translating to MYKCRVGYDEWKSMIKKHREGTFENSSDFNGYVGLLSIEEVSQKQEWKYKDETITVCDNGYKWLTIMPKDDYYCITVMMDSDYKIQVSYIDMIDSQGIDEDGVPFFFDCYLDLVVYPDGYVKEDDRDELDEALQNGDISKEQYDRALQTAEKLRQTFFRDYDKFIRFVDGRLKFITNTDNMKLPERLERTGSYFHSPFS from the coding sequence ATGTACAAATGTAGAGTGGGTTATGATGAATGGAAGTCAATGATCAAAAAGCATAGAGAAGGTACGTTTGAAAACTCATCTGATTTCAATGGTTATGTTGGACTTCTCTCAATAGAAGAGGTATCTCAAAAACAGGAATGGAAATATAAGGATGAAACAATAACTGTTTGTGATAATGGTTACAAGTGGCTGACTATAATGCCCAAAGATGACTATTATTGCATTACTGTCATGATGGACAGTGATTACAAGATACAGGTAAGCTATATCGATATGATTGATAGTCAGGGCATTGATGAGGATGGCGTTCCGTTTTTTTTCGACTGTTACCTTGATCTTGTAGTATATCCTGATGGATATGTGAAAGAAGATGACAGGGATGAATTGGACGAAGCTCTTCAAAATGGAGATATAAGTAAAGAACAATACGACAGGGCTCTGCAAACAGCTGAAAAGTTGAGACAAACATTCTTTCGCGACTATGATAAATTTATAAGGTTTGTAGATGGAAGACTAAAGTTCATCACTAATACTGATAATATGAAGTTACCTGAAAGACTCGAAAGAACGGGGAGTTATTTCCACTCCCCGTTTTCGTAG
- a CDS encoding glycosyl hydrolase family 28-related protein, translated as MIKKKYLYLLGLAALAGILTGCGKNKIETKDFHSDIFGENVYIFTPQDDTAKVQETLDKIYSRQETAQFGDERYAVYFMPGTYDISTNVGFYTQMSGLGLLPTDTKIKAINTYARWLSDDPKNHNATCNFWRSIENLEMQSDTVWAVSQATGMRRVKVDGNLALHDNYGWASGGFLADSQIEGIVDSGSQQQWLSRNNSYNSWTGQNWNMVFAGDAPSGVPVKTWPEASYTSVPETEIIREKPFLVYDKKDGFGVYVPDWKKKSVSFGWENGSKEGKFLPLDDFYVAKAGIDTAGTVNQALADGKNILFTPGIYEFSETLTISKPGTIVLGMGLATIRSSAGNTCITTENADDLILAGLLLDAGASESDNLLYLSAKDNAAPSLLADMYFRIGGIPGDKPAKAKACITIDLDNTVGDNLWVWRADHGDNVGWDLNTCPNGIIINGDNVTMYALMVEHFNEYQTMWNGNNGTCIMYQSEVPYDVPDKGKWINPDGKRFGYASFKVSDNVSSFTGTGIGIYLYNRDNTIPMYCAMEVPDVQGVRVHNIITVCLNGFPGLKCVINEAGDSVINAGQTSKILDYENGEWK; from the coding sequence ATGATAAAAAAGAAATATCTATATTTACTGGGGTTGGCTGCCCTGGCAGGAATACTCACAGGTTGTGGAAAAAACAAAATAGAAACCAAAGATTTTCACTCAGATATTTTCGGAGAAAACGTCTATATCTTTACGCCTCAAGATGATACTGCCAAAGTGCAGGAAACTCTTGATAAAATCTATTCGCGGCAGGAAACTGCACAGTTTGGCGATGAAAGATATGCAGTTTATTTCATGCCCGGAACATATGATATATCGACAAATGTTGGCTTTTATACTCAGATGTCTGGACTTGGCTTACTTCCTACTGACACCAAGATCAAAGCCATAAATACCTACGCCCGCTGGCTATCCGATGATCCAAAAAATCACAATGCAACCTGTAATTTCTGGCGCAGTATAGAAAATCTCGAAATGCAATCAGACACTGTATGGGCTGTGTCACAGGCAACAGGAATGAGAAGGGTTAAGGTTGACGGAAATCTAGCCCTTCATGATAATTATGGCTGGGCTAGCGGAGGTTTTCTTGCAGACTCGCAAATTGAAGGAATTGTCGACTCCGGAAGCCAGCAACAATGGCTTTCACGGAACAACAGTTATAATTCCTGGACAGGTCAGAACTGGAACATGGTATTTGCAGGCGATGCCCCAAGTGGTGTTCCAGTGAAAACCTGGCCTGAAGCTTCCTATACTTCTGTTCCGGAGACCGAAATCATAAGAGAGAAGCCATTTCTTGTATATGATAAAAAAGATGGATTTGGAGTGTATGTTCCTGACTGGAAAAAGAAAAGTGTATCCTTTGGGTGGGAAAATGGCAGCAAGGAAGGCAAATTCCTTCCGCTTGATGATTTCTATGTAGCCAAAGCCGGAATAGATACTGCCGGTACCGTAAATCAGGCTCTGGCTGATGGTAAGAACATTCTTTTTACACCAGGAATTTATGAGTTTAGCGAAACACTCACAATAAGCAAGCCAGGAACCATAGTCCTTGGAATGGGGCTTGCAACCATTCGCTCATCAGCAGGAAATACCTGCATCACGACAGAAAATGCTGATGACCTCATTCTTGCAGGCCTTCTCCTTGATGCCGGAGCAAGCGAAAGCGACAACCTGCTATACTTAAGTGCCAAAGATAATGCTGCTCCATCTCTTCTTGCAGATATGTATTTCAGAATTGGCGGAATTCCCGGAGATAAACCTGCCAAGGCAAAGGCCTGCATAACAATAGACCTTGATAATACAGTCGGAGATAATCTCTGGGTATGGAGAGCAGACCACGGTGATAACGTAGGATGGGATCTCAACACGTGTCCAAACGGTATCATAATAAATGGCGATAATGTCACCATGTACGCTCTTATGGTTGAACACTTTAATGAATATCAGACAATGTGGAACGGCAATAACGGAACCTGCATAATGTATCAAAGTGAAGTTCCCTATGACGTTCCCGATAAAGGCAAATGGATAAATCCTGATGGAAAAAGATTTGGCTACGCATCCTTCAAGGTTTCAGATAATGTCAGCTCTTTTACCGGAACCGGAATAGGAATATATCTGTACAACAGGGACAACACTATCCCAATGTACTGTGCAATGGAAGTTCCTGATGTTCAGGGAGTCCGCGTTCATAACATAATAACCGTCTGCCTTAATGGATTCCCCGGCTTGAAGTGCGTCATCAACGAAGCCGGCGACTCAGTCATAAATGCCGGTCAAACATCTAAGATACTAGACTACGAAAACGGGGAGTGGAAATAA
- a CDS encoding GGDEF domain-containing protein has product MKDVTFHEIIITKDDQKIVSADSKVYDALGSFAVKPMNELIASEDMEIYENNIKNCDGNWYPSKILSPDTMYYTYMRAADNGKHIRLTVVNAHDLLNAHSSLMKTINTFNAQLNLYEDVFFEYDVAKETVNVYNTAIADFDAGVYSINEFENFLISRVDDEQKQAVKGFFLQIKSGVGRSTTVIDGNLLNDDPSVTQTVLDEAYAFYGADTEGVVGHIQLKRDGGSSKFSVFRYDSLTGMIDKSDIIRIARERIDDRRLEGTTLVIIDLDFFKNINDSFGHQFGDVVIKKIADIISNEVGTSGISGRFGGDEFFVVLYNIQTEEELRAILKGIKNKVSATFQDKGLDKDNPLSVSIGAAVFPKDADNYDDLFMLADHCLYLAKAGGRNRYIFYRQDKHGTLEDVKQKHLISKKINERSISYGETIVRMFDMALHDGEGSLDYFMNEFADTFELQNVLLFAGEPYRFVSSAGSTPIDDKEANELVISVLNSKDKDKYFSLGDFVVINELDSLPPHAHSIRSFLINREVYSFIMIRFFDKDHRECVLLISAVGTKIVWNRTHFKYYRAFTDLLSLYSIGE; this is encoded by the coding sequence ATGAAGGATGTCACTTTCCACGAAATAATCATAACCAAAGATGACCAGAAGATTGTTTCGGCTGATTCAAAGGTTTATGATGCCCTGGGGAGTTTTGCGGTTAAACCCATGAATGAACTCATTGCATCAGAAGATATGGAAATATATGAGAATAATATTAAGAACTGCGATGGAAACTGGTATCCTAGTAAGATACTGAGTCCTGACACTATGTATTACACTTATATGAGGGCGGCTGATAACGGCAAGCATATAAGGCTGACGGTTGTCAATGCACATGACCTTTTAAATGCACATTCTTCACTTATGAAGACAATCAATACATTTAATGCCCAACTGAATTTGTACGAAGATGTTTTCTTTGAGTATGATGTGGCAAAAGAGACTGTGAATGTTTATAATACTGCAATTGCTGATTTTGATGCCGGGGTGTACTCGATTAACGAATTTGAGAATTTTCTGATCAGCAGAGTAGATGATGAGCAGAAACAGGCGGTAAAAGGTTTTTTCCTTCAGATAAAATCAGGTGTTGGCAGGAGCACAACTGTAATTGATGGAAATTTGCTCAATGATGATCCCAGCGTGACACAAACTGTTCTCGATGAGGCTTATGCTTTTTATGGAGCTGATACTGAGGGCGTTGTAGGTCACATTCAGTTAAAAAGAGATGGTGGATCATCAAAGTTTAGTGTTTTCAGGTATGATTCTCTTACAGGAATGATTGATAAGTCTGACATAATCAGGATAGCCAGGGAGAGAATTGATGATAGAAGACTGGAAGGAACTACTCTGGTAATCATCGATCTTGACTTTTTTAAGAATATCAACGATTCCTTTGGGCATCAGTTTGGAGACGTAGTAATTAAAAAGATAGCGGATATAATATCCAACGAGGTTGGAACGAGCGGTATTTCCGGTAGATTTGGAGGAGATGAGTTCTTCGTTGTTTTGTATAACATACAGACTGAAGAAGAATTAAGAGCAATACTTAAGGGAATCAAGAACAAGGTTAGTGCAACATTTCAGGACAAAGGACTTGATAAGGATAATCCTCTTTCTGTATCTATTGGAGCTGCTGTTTTTCCTAAGGATGCTGACAATTATGACGATCTTTTTATGCTTGCGGATCATTGCCTGTACCTTGCTAAGGCAGGCGGAAGAAATAGATACATTTTCTATAGACAGGATAAACATGGGACGCTTGAGGATGTGAAGCAAAAGCATCTGATTTCCAAAAAGATAAATGAGAGAAGCATTTCTTACGGTGAAACTATTGTCCGGATGTTTGATATGGCGCTTCACGATGGAGAAGGGTCTTTGGACTACTTCATGAATGAATTTGCTGATACCTTCGAACTTCAGAATGTGTTATTGTTTGCCGGAGAGCCTTATAGATTCGTAAGTTCAGCAGGAAGTACCCCTATTGATGATAAAGAAGCCAATGAATTAGTAATAAGCGTACTTAACAGTAAGGACAAAGATAAATATTTCTCGCTTGGAGATTTTGTTGTGATCAATGAGCTTGATTCATTGCCACCTCATGCTCATAGTATCAGATCTTTTTTGATAAATAGAGAAGTGTACTCTTTTATTATGATCAGATTTTTTGATAAAGATCACAGAGAATGTGTGCTTTTGATTTCTGCAGTTGGAACGAAAATTGTGTGGAATCGTACACATTTCAAGTATTACAGGGCATTTACGGATCTTTTATCACTATACTCTATCGGCGAATGA